Proteins encoded together in one Miscanthus floridulus cultivar M001 chromosome 16, ASM1932011v1, whole genome shotgun sequence window:
- the LOC136510807 gene encoding glutathione S-transferase T3-like, whose amino-acid sequence MNLLRLPSSSSRQGRAGEGRTGQGRGAPAALATRSDSVVGAPVAPDDGSSSAAGNPSRVTAAASPPLPSLQAAGFPTWWTNSSPMGSNEGMYPPGGFTNFLQSNGSPENFHLVGNTTSRTTISPTAPSLKRTLESNAQDKETINIDANETNEDERTERRLNWTKPEDVRLASAWLRNSKDPVDVTDRKADQYWADVTEEYNKNIEVCRRRNRNQLKIRWDRVKKPVMDFHGCWNRTTKVYRSGVSDDQLMEIAEKMYAGEHNDKDFTLKHFWKVVRNERKWSAYVKKEQEKEKNKSAADSPSEVVNLEDNPKIRPIGHKKAKAELYGKKKTPEAFSAISDKLHKFIEVSTLARKDHEKMAETQQIMAKSKVEAARLTDKAAKKQLKCKMLDTYRELLLAPTTNMNAHALAEREKALESMSDNYLSIISVKTDHYLCETETHHAMLNVLHVQYYPLGVKAENY is encoded by the exons ATGAATCTTCTCCGGCTGCCATCGTCAAGCTCCAGGCAAGGCAGGGCAGGGGAAGGCAGGACAGGGCAGGGCAGGGGTGCTCCTGCCGCCCTCGCTACCCGATCTGATTCGGTAGTCGGTGCTCCCGTCGCCCCTGATGATGGATCCAGTTCGGCCGCCGGTAATCCCTCTCGCGTGACTGCAGCAGCATCTCCACCACTTCCAAGCCTTCAAGCAGCCGGATTTCCAACGTGGTGGACAAATTCCTCTCCGATGGGCTCCAATGAAGG gatGTACCCACCAGGTGGGTTTACCAATTTTCTCCAGTCAAATGGTAGTCCAGAGAATTTCCATTTAGTTGGAAATACAACAAGTAGAACTACAATTTCTCCAACTGCTCCAAGTTTGAAAAGAACCCTAGAAAGCAATGCACAAGACAAAGAAACAATCAATATTGATGCGAATGAAACCAACGAAGACGAGAGGACTGAGAGGCGATTGAACTGGACGAAACCTGAAGACGTTAGATTG GCTTCTGCTTGGCTGCGTAACTCAAAGGACCCAGTTGATGTAACCGATAGGAAGGCAGATCAATATTGGGCGGATGTTACTGAAGAATACAATAAAAACATAGAGGTTTGCCGTAGGAGAAACCGGAATCAACTGAAGATCCGCTGGGACCGTGTTAAGAAACCAGTAATGGATTTCCATGGTTGCTGGAATAGAACCACCAAAGTCTACAGAAGTGGTGTGAGCGATGATCAATTGATGGAAATTGCTGAGAAGATGTATGCTGGTGAACATAATGATAAAGATTTTACACTGAAGCACTTTTGGAAGGTTGTGCGGAATGAAAGGAAGTGGTCTGCATATGTGAAAAAGGAACAggaaaaagagaagaacaagagTGCAGCTGATTCGCCGTCTGAAGtggtgaatttggaagataatcCTAAGATTCGTCCTATTGGACATAAGAAGGCTAAGGCCGAGCTCTATGGGAAAAAGAAGACACCTGAAGCTTTTTCTGCTATTAGTGACAAGCTACACAAGTTCATTGAAGTAAGCACATTGGCTAGAAAGGACCATGAAAAGATGGCAGAGACGCAGCAAATTATGGCAAAAAGTAAGGTAGAAGCTGCTAGGTTGACTGATAAGGCAGCAAAGAAGCAACTCAAGTGTAAAATGCTAGACACTTACAGAGAGCTTCTGTTAGCACCAACAACTAATATGAATGCTCATGCTTTGGCTGAGAGGGAGAAAGCACTAGAGAGTATGAG TGACAATTACTTGAGCATTATTAGTGTGAAAACTGACCATTATTTGTGTGAAACTGAAACCCATCATGCCATGCTGAACGTCCTGCACGTCCAGTACTACCCTCTTGGTGTGAAAGCTGAAAATTATTAG